In a genomic window of Rhinoderma darwinii isolate aRhiDar2 chromosome 10, aRhiDar2.hap1, whole genome shotgun sequence:
- the LOC142662029 gene encoding ferritin heavy chain B-like — protein sequence MESQVRQNFHRDSEAAINRMVNLELYASYTYLSMSFYFDRDDVALHNVAKFFKEQSHEEREHAEKFLKYQNKRGGRVVLQDIKKPDRDEWANTLEAMQAALLLEKTVNQALLDLHKVAADNVDPQLCDFLESEYLDEQVKSIKQLGDYITNLKRLGVPQNGMGEYLFDKHTLGESS from the exons ATGGAATCCCAGGTGCGCCAGAACTTCCACCGCGACAGCGAGGCTGCCATCAACCGCATGGTGAACTTGGAGCTGTATGCCTCCTACACCTATCTCTCCATG TCCTTCTACTTTGACCGTGATGACGTCGCTCTTCACAATGTGGCTAAGTTCTTTAAGGAACAGAGTCATGAGGAGAGAGAGCATGCTGAGAAGTTCCTGAAGTACCAGAACAAGCGTGGGGGTCGTGTTGTCCTACAGGACATTAAG AAACCTGATCGTGATGAGTGGGCCAACACTCTGGAAGCCATGCAGGCTGCTCTGCTGCTGGAGAAGACCGTGAACCAGGCCCTTCTGGATCTTCACAAAGTGGCAGCTGACAATGTTGACCCTCAA CTCTGTGACTTCTTGGAATCTGAGTACCTGGATGAACAGGTGAAGTCTATTAAGCAGCTTGGAGACTACATCACCAACCTGAAGCGCCTTGGGGTACCCCAGAACGGCATGGGCGAGTACCTGTTTGACAAGCACACTCTGGGGGAGAGCAGCTAA